Part of the Virgibacillus natechei genome is shown below.
TTGAATATTTTCTTGCAACCTTATAATAAATTTCTTTATATTTTTTCCTTTTAAGGCCATTTCTCCATAACGTATTAAAATATGATCAAATTGCATCGTTATCTACTCCATTACTTTTTTAAATTGGTTAATCGCCTTTTCCAAGGCTTGCAGAAATTCTATGATTTCAGCTTTCGTCGTTTCATAGGACAAGCTCACACGCAATGCTGAAATTGTCCTTTCTTTACTGAAGCCACAAGCTGCTAATATTTTACTTTCATCTTTTTGTTTAGAGGAACAGGCTGACTTTGTCGATATAAAAATATCTTGTTCCCCGAGCATATGAATAATAACTTCTGGTTTTACACCCGGAACAGAAAAATTAATAATATGGGGGGCGGATCCGCGTTGTGGTGTATTTACCTCCAAGCCTTTCCATTTACTTAATTCATTTTTCAGGTAATCACTTAATTTATACATGTGGTGTACTTCTTTTTTCTCCCGTTCTTTAATTAAACGCAATGCTTTAACCATTGCCACAGCACCTGCTACGTTTTCAGTCCCAGAACGAATTCCATGTTCCTGGTCCCCTCCATGAAATAATGGAAACAATTTGGTGCGATTCTTAACATATAAAATACCAGTACCTTTTAGTCCATGGATTTTATGTCCGGAAAACGAACATAAATCAATCCCACTATTATATAATTGAAGTGGAACTTTTCCTAACCCCTGTATATCATCTACATGTAAAAAAAGCTTTGGGTGTTTTTTTGCTATTTCACCGATTTCTTTAATGGGTTGAACCGAACCCATTTCATTATTTATATGCATCATACTAATAAGGATCGTGTCATTTCGTATCGCATCTTCCAATTTCTTTAACGATATGACACCATTCTGATCAACAGGCAAATAGGTTATCTCAAACCCTAATGATTCTAATTTCAAACAAGTATCATACACCGATGGATGTTCAATTTCCGAAGTAATGATGTGTTTCCCCCTGCTCTGATGTTCCAATGCAATTCCTTTAATTGCTGTATTATTTCCTTCTGTTCCACCTGAAGTGAAAACAATTTCATCCTGAGAAACATTCAATATAGCGGCAGCCTGTTGTTTCGCTTTTACTAGTAGACGCTCTGTCTCTCCACCTAGCTGATGAATCGATGAAGGGTTGGCAAAATAATCACGTGACACTTGTACAAAACTTTCTAATACGGATGGATTTGGTTTTGTTGTAGCACTATTATCTAAATAAATCATGTTGAAAACTCCTTTGTTTCTAGTGCGTATTCAAAAAGGAGGATAAAAGGAACAAACGAAGAAAATCGATGTGTTCTTTGTTACTGGACTTTTTAAACATCCTCTTCTACACAAAAATGTAAGGCTGACTTAAGAAAAGGATATTAGCTAATATCCTTTTCTTAACGACAGCCTTTAATACCTTCTTATTAGGATTGCGTGACAACTGCTTGAGCTTGATAATCCTCAATCCGTTTTAATGCGCCAGGCTCTATTTCTTCAACAGCCTTGGCAGCATGTTCTAATGATAATTCATACTCATATGATCGAAATAACCGCTCTGACTCTGATAATTTGGCAGCCAGTAGTGGATATTGACTACGATATCGATTCGCATATTGGATAACTTGTTCTGTTAAATATGCTTGTTCCAACATCATTTCCGTTTGTTCTACCACATTATCTATAACTTTTTTTGATTCATTCATTGCCTGTTGAACTTCAGCCATATCTAGTGGTTGTTTTTCCAATGCTTTAAGGACTCGACTATTTTTTTCTGTTGCTGTCTCCATCATATTCCAAATGTAGCTGGGAACACCTGGAATATTGCTTTTTTTCAACTTACGACTTATATTGTATAGCTCCCCGCGCATTTCGCTTAATTTCTCTTTTGCTTCTAATTCATCTTTTCGTAAGTTCTGTATTCGTTTTTTGAATTCCTCATGCTTTTGCTGTAGGTCTTCAATCTGTTGAAACC
Proteins encoded:
- a CDS encoding cysteine desulfurase family protein, with the translated sequence MIYLDNSATTKPNPSVLESFVQVSRDYFANPSSIHQLGGETERLLVKAKQQAAAILNVSQDEIVFTSGGTEGNNTAIKGIALEHQSRGKHIITSEIEHPSVYDTCLKLESLGFEITYLPVDQNGVISLKKLEDAIRNDTILISMMHINNEMGSVQPIKEIGEIAKKHPKLFLHVDDIQGLGKVPLQLYNSGIDLCSFSGHKIHGLKGTGILYVKNRTKLFPLFHGGDQEHGIRSGTENVAGAVAMVKALRLIKEREKKEVHHMYKLSDYLKNELSKWKGLEVNTPQRGSAPHIINFSVPGVKPEVIIHMLGEQDIFISTKSACSSKQKDESKILAACGFSKERTISALRVSLSYETTKAEIIEFLQALEKAINQFKKVME